From one Microlunatus sp. Gsoil 973 genomic stretch:
- a CDS encoding ABC transporter ATP-binding protein, with protein MSQVPVTQADTDQADTTRLSARIAAIAPVGRSYLGHARLLWSTAPLASIAALLLTVLGAAASTAGIILLGKVIGAAVAAIGQQGPTATGPDPTGPGAATAMVWLGWLAVSFLVPPIAGGIVAVLSQHITSVAVARVSALTVEYAAAPHGIGHLEDPDGSRRLQRMVQSIGEWTYLEGIAGTWTVLQTRLSGIGAFAVIAGWHWWAAAVLALGYLITGRAMTAWLLSIFADMAIDPPIDRRRASYLFGVLMKADAAKEIRLFGLPSWMIQTYGRLWQEAMTGVWRRRNATVGPIIASTGAMGVCALIFYAVLGREAWSGAIPSATVTAMVGASIGMQALGMLGDEQVLFSQAMATTQRLRTVRVEAGLPGLEHAPDRPIANGPGAPAPAEIRIQDLHFGYPSRDTPIFTGLDLTVPAGQSIAIVGVNGAGKSTLIKLLCGLYRPDSGSVLVDGRDPSTDPAAQARVAVIFQDFVRYHLSLRDNVALGARTARNTDAVVRTALHDAAADDVLDRLDGDWDVVLSGEYSGGTDLSGGQWQRVALARALAAIEGGSGVLVLDEPTAALDVRAEAQLFDRFLSVTRGMTTVLVSHRLSSVRHADRIVVIEDGRIVEDGSHEVLLERGGRYARMFTLQASRFASAAGRSPESGRPTSQIAEGAVR; from the coding sequence ATGTCCCAGGTGCCAGTGACTCAGGCCGACACAGACCAGGCCGATACGACCCGACTCTCGGCACGAATCGCCGCGATCGCACCGGTCGGCCGCTCCTACCTCGGACACGCCCGCCTGCTGTGGTCGACGGCCCCGCTGGCATCGATCGCCGCACTCCTGCTCACCGTGCTGGGTGCTGCCGCTTCGACCGCCGGGATCATCCTGCTCGGCAAGGTCATCGGAGCCGCCGTCGCCGCGATCGGCCAACAGGGCCCGACCGCGACGGGTCCGGACCCGACGGGGCCGGGAGCGGCCACGGCGATGGTGTGGCTGGGTTGGCTCGCCGTCAGTTTCCTGGTACCGCCGATCGCCGGGGGCATCGTCGCGGTACTCAGCCAGCACATCACCTCGGTGGCGGTTGCGCGGGTCAGCGCACTCACCGTCGAGTACGCCGCTGCCCCGCACGGGATCGGTCACCTGGAGGATCCTGACGGGTCGCGCCGGTTGCAGCGGATGGTGCAGTCGATCGGCGAGTGGACCTATCTGGAAGGCATAGCCGGGACCTGGACGGTGCTGCAGACCCGACTGAGCGGAATCGGCGCGTTCGCCGTGATCGCGGGTTGGCACTGGTGGGCCGCCGCGGTGCTGGCGCTCGGCTACCTGATCACCGGCCGGGCGATGACGGCCTGGTTGCTGTCGATCTTCGCCGACATGGCGATCGACCCGCCGATCGACCGTCGACGAGCGAGCTACCTCTTCGGCGTCCTGATGAAGGCCGACGCGGCCAAGGAGATCCGGCTGTTCGGCCTGCCGAGCTGGATGATCCAGACCTACGGTCGGCTGTGGCAGGAGGCAATGACCGGCGTCTGGCGACGACGCAACGCCACCGTCGGCCCGATCATCGCCAGCACGGGCGCGATGGGCGTCTGCGCCCTGATCTTCTACGCCGTGCTCGGACGCGAGGCCTGGTCGGGTGCGATCCCCTCGGCCACGGTCACTGCGATGGTCGGCGCATCGATCGGCATGCAGGCGCTCGGCATGCTGGGTGACGAGCAGGTGCTCTTCAGCCAGGCGATGGCGACCACCCAGCGGCTTCGGACGGTCCGCGTCGAGGCAGGGCTGCCGGGCTTGGAGCACGCACCCGATCGTCCGATCGCCAACGGGCCGGGAGCACCGGCGCCCGCCGAAATCCGCATCCAGGACCTGCACTTCGGCTATCCGAGCCGGGACACGCCGATCTTCACCGGCCTCGACCTCACCGTGCCCGCCGGCCAGTCGATCGCCATCGTCGGTGTCAACGGCGCCGGAAAGTCGACCTTGATCAAACTGCTCTGCGGTCTGTACCGGCCCGACTCCGGTTCGGTACTGGTCGACGGCCGTGACCCCTCCACCGATCCGGCGGCCCAGGCCCGGGTCGCCGTGATCTTCCAGGACTTCGTCCGCTACCACCTGTCGCTGAGGGACAACGTCGCCCTCGGCGCCCGGACCGCCCGGAACACCGACGCGGTGGTACGCACCGCATTGCACGACGCGGCAGCCGATGACGTACTTGACCGGCTCGACGGCGACTGGGACGTCGTGCTCTCCGGAGAGTATTCCGGCGGCACCGACCTGTCCGGCGGCCAGTGGCAGCGGGTGGCACTGGCCCGGGCCCTCGCCGCTATCGAGGGCGGGTCCGGGGTCCTGGTGCTCGACGAACCGACGGCTGCCCTCGACGTCCGTGCCGAGGCACAACTCTTCGACCGCTTCCTCTCGGTCACCCGTGGTATGACCACGGTGCTGGTCAGCCACCGGCTCAGCTCGGTACGCCATGCCGACCGGATCGTCGTCATCGAGGACGGCAGGATCGTCGAGGACGGCAGCCACGAGGTGCTGCTCGAGCGCGGCGGCCGGTATGCCCGGATGTTCACCCTGCAGGCGAGCCGGTTCGCCTCCGCCGCCGGCCGATCGCCCGAGTCAGGTAGGCCGACCTCCCAGATCGCCGAAGGGGCTGTCCGATGA
- a CDS encoding ABC-2 family transporter protein, producing MRRYLLLASAEFRRQSTYRLALAAGITTNSVFGFIRFSIFYAALVGAGGSIAGYDRAQASTYVWLGQGLLAGIGLMSSHEVSERVRTGEIAIDLSRPIDLQLSYWARDFGRAALMLPARGLIPVIVGALTTGIAFSHAASAIPLGIVSLALAVSISFLLRYGVNLISLWTLDVQGYANLYLLLMSLLSGFYVPVHIFPGWLQVIAHASPFPSMFQSPIDVISGRVTGSAALEAVVIQVLWLGFLVAATRLMLWRGSSRLVVQGG from the coding sequence GTGCGCCGCTATCTTCTTCTCGCTTCGGCAGAGTTCCGGCGGCAGAGCACCTACCGGCTGGCATTGGCCGCCGGCATCACTACCAACAGCGTCTTCGGATTCATCCGGTTCAGCATCTTCTACGCCGCCCTGGTCGGCGCCGGCGGCAGTATCGCCGGTTACGACCGCGCGCAGGCCTCAACCTACGTCTGGCTGGGTCAGGGATTGTTGGCCGGCATCGGCCTGATGAGCAGCCATGAGGTCTCCGAGCGGGTTCGCACCGGCGAGATTGCGATCGACCTGTCGCGACCGATCGACCTGCAACTCTCCTACTGGGCAAGGGATTTCGGCCGGGCGGCATTGATGCTGCCGGCCCGCGGTCTGATCCCGGTGATCGTCGGGGCATTGACCACCGGGATCGCGTTCTCCCACGCCGCCTCGGCGATCCCGCTGGGCATCGTCAGCCTCGCGCTGGCAGTCTCGATCAGCTTCCTGCTGCGCTATGGCGTCAACCTGATCAGCCTCTGGACCCTCGACGTCCAGGGCTACGCCAACCTCTACCTGCTGCTGATGTCATTGCTCAGCGGGTTCTACGTCCCCGTGCACATCTTTCCCGGCTGGCTGCAGGTGATCGCCCACGCCTCACCCTTCCCGTCGATGTTCCAGAGCCCGATCGACGTCATCTCCGGCCGGGTCACCGGCAGCGCAGCGCTGGAGGCGGTCGTCATCCAGGTGCTGTGGCTCGGGTTCCTGGTCGCTGCGACCCGGCTGATGCTGTGGCGTGGCTCGTCGCGATTGGTGGTGCAGGGTGGCTGA
- a CDS encoding ABC transporter permease — translation MAEVSAVRSATSPTMISKRESYAVVLASRVRAQMTYRSSFWINSVNSFLTGGLEFVETYVLLTNTPTLGGLNFPQAALVFGLANFGFSIADLVFGQSDQIPRYIREGKLEAFLVRPQPVLAQMITSDFQLRRFGRALLGLLIAVIVLFWVDLDLTPATIYLLITTPIYGAAIYGALFVMAGGIQFWIIDGQEFTNAFVYGGSYAGHLPGSALLLPLRVLFTFVFPVTVTAYLPCLIMLGLPGPAWLPAWLGWLAPAFAAWVWLLAALAWRKGVRHYTGAGG, via the coding sequence GTGGCTGAAGTCTCCGCGGTTCGGTCCGCCACGTCGCCGACCATGATCAGCAAGCGGGAGTCGTACGCGGTCGTGCTGGCCTCCCGGGTCAGGGCCCAGATGACCTACCGATCCAGCTTCTGGATCAACAGTGTCAACTCGTTCCTGACCGGCGGGCTGGAATTCGTCGAGACGTACGTGCTGCTCACCAACACGCCGACCCTCGGCGGGTTGAACTTCCCGCAGGCCGCCCTGGTCTTCGGCCTGGCGAATTTCGGTTTCAGCATTGCCGATCTGGTGTTCGGGCAGAGCGACCAGATCCCGCGCTACATCAGGGAAGGAAAACTTGAGGCCTTCCTGGTCCGGCCACAACCGGTGCTGGCCCAGATGATCACCTCCGACTTCCAGTTGCGCCGGTTCGGCCGAGCACTGCTCGGCCTGCTGATCGCAGTGATCGTGCTCTTCTGGGTCGACCTGGATCTCACCCCGGCAACGATCTACCTGTTGATCACGACGCCGATCTACGGCGCGGCGATCTACGGCGCACTGTTCGTGATGGCCGGCGGCATCCAGTTCTGGATCATCGACGGGCAGGAATTCACCAATGCATTCGTCTACGGCGGTTCGTACGCCGGCCACCTGCCGGGAAGCGCATTGCTGTTGCCGCTGCGGGTGCTGTTCACCTTCGTCTTCCCGGTGACGGTGACGGCCTACCTGCCGTGCCTGATCATGTTGGGCCTGCCCGGCCCGGCCTGGCTGCCCGCCTGGCTGGGCTGGCTCGCCCCGGCGTTCGCGGCGTGGGTCTGGCTGCTCGCCGCGCTCGCCTGGCGCAAGGGCGTCCGCCACTACACCGGAGCCGGAGGTTGA
- a CDS encoding ATP-binding cassette domain-containing protein: MSTVMSESIIELDDLRRTFVVRAKAGRVRRTRREVHAVDGISARITRGEAVGYIGANGAGKSTTIKMLTGILVPSSGRVRTCGYEPVPQRRRLAREIGVVFGQRSQLWWDLPLRESFDILAAIHRLSAADALPRIEQLIEGLELGPFLNTPVRQLSLGERMRGEVAAALVHRPRLLILDEPTIGLDMISKERLRQFLITERAEEGTTLLLTTHDMSDIERLCERVLVVDHGKLAYDGTLAGLARRVALQRVLVVDLAEPQSPVEVPSASNIGSELNGARQSFSFAPDRTTAAAVLAEVSARTEIRDLTLTEPAIEDIVRTLYHRS; encoded by the coding sequence ATGAGCACCGTGATGAGCGAATCGATCATCGAACTGGATGATCTTCGGCGCACCTTCGTGGTGCGGGCGAAGGCCGGCCGGGTGCGCCGCACCCGCCGGGAGGTGCACGCCGTTGACGGCATCTCCGCCCGGATCACCCGGGGCGAGGCGGTCGGTTACATCGGGGCCAACGGCGCCGGGAAGTCGACGACGATCAAGATGCTCACCGGGATCCTGGTGCCGAGCAGTGGCCGGGTCCGGACCTGCGGGTACGAGCCGGTCCCGCAGCGGCGCAGACTCGCCCGCGAGATCGGCGTCGTCTTCGGCCAGCGCAGTCAGTTGTGGTGGGATCTCCCGCTCAGGGAGTCGTTCGACATCCTGGCTGCGATCCATCGGCTGTCGGCAGCGGATGCGCTGCCGCGGATCGAGCAGCTGATCGAAGGGCTGGAACTGGGACCGTTCCTGAACACCCCGGTCAGGCAGCTGTCCCTGGGCGAACGGATGCGGGGAGAGGTCGCTGCCGCGCTGGTCCACCGGCCGAGGCTGTTGATCTTGGACGAGCCGACCATCGGGTTGGACATGATCAGCAAGGAGCGGCTGCGACAGTTCCTGATCACCGAGCGGGCCGAGGAGGGCACGACGCTGCTGCTCACCACCCATGACATGAGCGACATCGAGCGGCTCTGTGAACGCGTGCTGGTGGTCGATCACGGAAAGCTCGCCTATGACGGAACCCTGGCGGGCCTGGCCCGGCGGGTGGCGCTGCAGCGAGTGCTGGTCGTCGATCTCGCCGAGCCGCAGAGTCCGGTGGAGGTGCCGAGCGCGAGTAACATCGGGTCGGAGTTGAACGGCGCCCGGCAGAGCTTCTCCTTCGCCCCGGATCGGACGACCGCGGCCGCGGTGCTCGCCGAGGTCAGCGCCCGGACCGAGATCCGCGATCTGACTCTGACCGAGCCGGCGATCGAGGACATCGTCCGGACGCTGTACCACCGCTCCTGA
- a CDS encoding PspC domain-containing protein: MSTLVRSRNDRMIAGVCSALGRRFGVPTNIVRLIFVLSCLLPGPQFLIYIIGWVLIPNER, from the coding sequence ATGTCCACCCTTGTCCGCTCTCGGAACGACCGCATGATTGCCGGTGTCTGCTCGGCGTTGGGCCGACGGTTCGGTGTCCCGACCAACATCGTCCGGCTGATCTTCGTGCTGAGCTGCCTGCTGCCCGGTCCGCAGTTCCTGATCTACATCATCGGCTGGGTCCTGATCCCGAACGAGCGCTGA
- a CDS encoding ATP-binding cassette domain-containing protein → MSEVGGPPKRARAGSVESPSGSPGTGRRSLRTSTPPILIDALTKNFGTVRAVSGLTFSVQPGRITGFLGPNGAGKSTTLRILVGLAAATTGTATFGGTPYADLDHPQQRVGAVLEPAFHPGRSGRNHLRVLATTAGVGGERIDELLHLVGLTGAADRRVGGYSLGMRQRLALAGALLGDPDYLILDEPANGLDPEGIRWLRGFLRSFAALGRVVLMSSHILNEVEATVDDVVVIGNGRLIRQAPMSELAASTSARVRVADPQAAGAVLDRLQVPWQLLQDAAGPYLVVAGLELASIGSQLFSAGIPVLELATQEVDLESEFFAMLADQDGTKLTEAGA, encoded by the coding sequence ATGTCGGAAGTCGGAGGCCCGCCGAAGCGCGCCCGAGCAGGTTCGGTGGAATCACCATCGGGAAGCCCCGGGACCGGCCGCCGATCGCTGCGCACGTCGACACCACCCATCCTGATCGACGCGCTGACCAAGAACTTCGGCACGGTGCGGGCCGTGTCGGGACTCACCTTCTCGGTGCAACCGGGCCGGATCACCGGATTCCTCGGCCCGAACGGAGCTGGCAAATCAACCACCCTGCGGATCCTGGTCGGACTGGCCGCGGCTACCACGGGCACGGCGACCTTCGGTGGGACACCGTACGCCGATCTTGATCATCCGCAGCAACGCGTCGGCGCGGTCCTCGAGCCTGCCTTCCACCCGGGTCGCAGCGGGCGCAATCACCTCCGCGTGCTGGCCACCACCGCGGGTGTCGGAGGTGAGCGGATCGACGAGCTGCTGCACCTCGTCGGCCTGACCGGTGCGGCCGACCGCCGGGTCGGCGGCTACTCGCTCGGAATGAGGCAGCGGCTCGCCCTGGCCGGCGCCCTGCTGGGAGACCCGGATTATCTGATCTTGGACGAACCGGCCAACGGCCTCGATCCCGAGGGGATCCGGTGGCTGCGCGGGTTCCTGCGCAGCTTCGCCGCCCTCGGCCGGGTGGTGCTGATGAGCTCGCACATCCTGAACGAGGTCGAGGCCACCGTTGACGACGTTGTGGTGATCGGGAATGGTCGATTGATCAGACAGGCGCCGATGAGCGAACTTGCGGCGAGCACCTCGGCCCGGGTCCGGGTCGCCGATCCACAGGCGGCGGGCGCGGTCCTCGATCGACTCCAGGTGCCGTGGCAGCTTTTACAGGATGCCGCCGGCCCCTACCTCGTGGTGGCCGGTCTCGAGCTGGCGTCGATCGGGAGCCAGTTGTTCTCCGCCGGTATCCCGGTGCTGGAGCTGGCGACCCAGGAGGTCGATCTGGAATCGGAGTTCTTCGCCATGCTGGCCGACCAGGACGGCACCAAACTCACGGAGGCCGGCGCATGA
- a CDS encoding ABC transporter permease: MSAVLLSEVRKLTTTRSWIVLLAATAAAGVVGSGIYAVIGMVAGGTDGGRNLFTEPDFVTTIYTGANSMARILAIIGGAMAMGTEFRHKTLSTSYLAVPRRYQLIIAKAATTFLYGLAFGLVATVLSLLVAVPTVLAKGGSLFLDQGSSWQALLLNIVAIALWTMIGFGFGILIRNMIASVLIAVGFAYILEPLLGLVFTLKHWTVPANLMPGNATTALVGVDANGVLQTGIGADSWPAVAGFFVLLGWAVVPAVVGLFTTTRQDVA, encoded by the coding sequence ATGAGCGCGGTATTGCTGTCCGAGGTCAGGAAACTGACCACCACCCGCAGCTGGATCGTGCTGCTCGCGGCAACGGCCGCCGCAGGGGTCGTCGGCTCGGGAATCTATGCGGTGATCGGAATGGTCGCCGGCGGAACCGACGGCGGGCGGAACCTGTTCACCGAGCCGGATTTCGTGACGACCATCTACACCGGCGCCAACTCGATGGCCCGCATCCTGGCGATCATCGGCGGGGCGATGGCGATGGGCACGGAGTTCCGGCACAAGACCTTGTCCACCAGCTACCTCGCCGTGCCCAGGCGGTACCAACTGATCATCGCCAAGGCGGCCACCACATTCCTGTACGGCTTGGCTTTCGGATTGGTGGCCACCGTGCTCAGTCTGCTGGTCGCTGTCCCGACCGTGCTCGCCAAGGGCGGGTCGTTGTTCCTCGACCAGGGCTCCTCCTGGCAGGCACTGTTGCTCAACATCGTCGCGATCGCCCTGTGGACCATGATCGGCTTCGGTTTCGGCATCCTGATCCGCAATATGATCGCCTCGGTGCTGATCGCGGTCGGCTTCGCCTACATCCTCGAACCGCTGCTCGGCCTGGTCTTCACCCTGAAGCATTGGACGGTCCCGGCCAACCTGATGCCGGGCAACGCGACGACGGCACTGGTCGGGGTCGACGCCAACGGCGTGCTGCAGACCGGGATAGGTGCCGACAGTTGGCCGGCGGTCGCCGGCTTCTTCGTGTTGCTCGGCTGGGCCGTTGTCCCTGCGGTGGTCGGGTTGTTCACCACGACACGACAGGATGTGGCCTGA
- the purQ gene encoding phosphoribosylformylglycinamidine synthase subunit PurQ codes for MPARIGVITFPGSLDDHDALRAVRQCGAEPVPVWHGSDSLDGVDAVILPGGFSYGDYLRCGAIARFAPIMTELITRAGSGLPVLGICNGFQVLCEAHLLPGALIRNEVQVFTCRDQKLIVENNRTAWTNQFTAGQEISIVLKNGEGRYVADNATLDRLEGEDRVVFRYADTDLNPNGSYRDIAGITNERGNVVGLMPHPEHNVDPLTSPGLDGVGFFASVLEQLQAA; via the coding sequence ATGCCGGCCAGGATCGGCGTGATCACCTTTCCCGGTTCGCTGGATGATCATGATGCCCTGCGTGCCGTCCGGCAGTGCGGTGCCGAACCGGTTCCGGTTTGGCACGGCAGCGATTCCCTCGACGGTGTCGATGCCGTGATCCTGCCCGGCGGCTTCTCCTACGGCGACTACCTCCGCTGCGGCGCCATCGCCCGGTTCGCCCCGATCATGACCGAGCTGATCACCAGGGCCGGCAGCGGCCTGCCGGTGCTGGGTATCTGCAACGGCTTCCAGGTGCTCTGCGAGGCGCACCTGCTGCCCGGCGCGCTGATCCGCAACGAGGTCCAGGTCTTCACCTGCCGAGATCAGAAACTGATCGTGGAGAACAACCGGACCGCCTGGACCAACCAGTTCACCGCCGGTCAGGAGATCAGCATCGTGCTGAAGAACGGCGAGGGCCGCTACGTCGCCGACAACGCGACCCTCGACCGACTCGAGGGCGAGGACCGCGTGGTCTTCCGGTACGCCGACACTGACCTGAATCCGAACGGCTCCTATCGGGACATCGCCGGCATCACCAACGAGCGCGGCAATGTCGTGGGACTGATGCCGCATCCTGAGCACAACGTCGATCCGCTCACCTCACCCGGGCTGGACGGTGTCGGCTTCTTCGCCAGCGTCCTCGAACAGCTGCAGGCCGCCTGA
- the purL gene encoding phosphoribosylformylglycinamidine synthase subunit PurL: protein MADTVEQAARTPDTPQPWSELGLKEDEYRRIRDILGRRPTGSELAMYSVMWSEHCSYKSSKVHLRRFGELPAETPVGKLLAGIGENAGVIDIGQNYAVTFKIESHNHPSYIEPYQGAATGVGGIVRDILAMGARPVGVMDALRFGPLDAPDTHRVLPGVVAGVGGYGNCLGLPTIGGEVVFDGSYLGNPLVNALCVGVLKHEDLHLARATGVGNKVILYGAATGGDGIGGASVLASETFDETGPAKRPSVQVGDPFQEKLLIECTLELFAAGVINGISDLGAAGLSCATAELASSGDGGMHVDLDLVPLRDHTLSPEEILMSESQERMMAIVEPQHVDRFFEICRKWDVLATDIGEVTDTGRLIIDWHGETIVDVRPRTVAAEGPVYERPYARPDWQDRVQADGVNDLPRPATGAELRETLIRLVGSPNLADKSWVTDQYDRYVRGDSVLAQPEDSGMLRIDEGSRLGVALATDCNGRFAYLDPYAGAQSALAEAYRNVAVTGARPVAVSDCLNFGSPEDPAVMWQFERAIAGLVDACRALGTPVTGGNVSFYNQTGEQAILPTPVVGVLGVIDDVARRTPMGFSAEGDIVLLLGETKDELAGSTWAGVVHDHLGGLPPVVDLDHEKRLAEVLVTAAQQGLLSSAHDLSDGGLAQALVESALRHDHGVRVTLPDGADPFVALFSESTGRVIVSVTEDQRGAFEALCADHGVPVDQLGVVAGDQLKVTGQFDIGLAELRAAWQQPIRQAVAA, encoded by the coding sequence GTGGCGGACACCGTTGAACAGGCGGCCAGGACTCCCGATACCCCGCAGCCCTGGAGCGAGCTCGGGCTGAAGGAGGACGAGTACCGGCGCATCCGGGACATTCTCGGCCGGCGCCCGACCGGCAGCGAGCTGGCGATGTACTCCGTGATGTGGTCGGAGCACTGCTCCTACAAATCGTCCAAGGTGCACCTGCGCCGGTTCGGCGAACTGCCGGCCGAGACGCCGGTCGGCAAACTGCTGGCCGGTATCGGTGAGAACGCCGGCGTGATCGACATCGGCCAGAACTACGCCGTCACCTTCAAGATCGAGTCACACAACCATCCGTCCTATATCGAGCCGTACCAGGGCGCAGCCACCGGGGTCGGTGGGATCGTTCGCGACATCCTCGCGATGGGTGCGCGTCCGGTCGGCGTGATGGATGCCCTCCGCTTCGGCCCGCTCGATGCTCCCGACACCCACCGCGTGCTTCCCGGTGTGGTCGCCGGCGTCGGCGGTTACGGAAACTGTCTCGGCCTGCCCACCATCGGTGGCGAGGTGGTCTTCGACGGGTCCTATCTCGGCAACCCGCTGGTGAACGCCCTCTGTGTCGGCGTGCTCAAGCACGAGGATCTTCACCTCGCCCGGGCGACCGGTGTCGGCAACAAGGTGATCTTGTACGGCGCCGCAACCGGCGGCGACGGCATCGGCGGCGCCTCGGTGCTCGCGTCGGAGACCTTCGACGAGACCGGGCCGGCCAAGCGGCCGAGCGTGCAGGTCGGTGACCCCTTCCAGGAAAAATTGCTGATCGAGTGCACCCTGGAACTCTTTGCTGCCGGGGTGATCAACGGCATCAGTGATCTCGGCGCGGCGGGGCTGAGCTGTGCGACCGCGGAGCTGGCAAGTTCCGGTGACGGCGGCATGCACGTCGATCTTGATCTGGTACCGCTGCGCGATCACACGCTGAGCCCCGAAGAGATCCTGATGAGCGAATCCCAGGAACGCATGATGGCGATCGTCGAGCCGCAGCATGTCGATCGGTTCTTCGAGATCTGTCGCAAGTGGGATGTGCTGGCAACCGACATCGGCGAGGTCACCGACACCGGCCGATTGATCATCGATTGGCACGGCGAGACGATCGTCGACGTCCGGCCGCGCACCGTCGCCGCCGAAGGACCGGTCTACGAGCGCCCGTACGCCCGCCCGGACTGGCAGGACCGGGTCCAGGCCGACGGGGTCAACGACCTTCCCCGGCCGGCGACCGGCGCCGAACTGCGGGAGACGCTGATCAGGCTCGTCGGCTCACCCAACCTGGCCGACAAGTCCTGGGTCACCGACCAGTACGACCGCTATGTGCGCGGCGATTCGGTGCTGGCCCAGCCCGAGGACTCCGGCATGCTGCGGATCGACGAGGGCAGCCGGCTGGGGGTCGCTCTGGCAACCGACTGCAACGGTCGTTTCGCCTACCTGGACCCGTATGCCGGCGCCCAGTCGGCGTTGGCCGAGGCTTATCGGAACGTCGCCGTCACCGGTGCCCGCCCAGTCGCGGTGTCGGACTGCCTGAACTTCGGATCGCCCGAGGACCCGGCGGTGATGTGGCAGTTCGAGCGCGCCATCGCCGGACTGGTCGACGCCTGCAGGGCGCTCGGCACACCGGTCACCGGCGGCAACGTCAGCTTCTACAACCAGACCGGCGAGCAGGCGATCCTGCCGACCCCGGTGGTCGGCGTCCTGGGTGTCATCGACGATGTGGCCCGTCGGACTCCGATGGGATTCAGCGCCGAGGGTGACATCGTCCTGCTGCTCGGCGAGACCAAGGACGAGCTGGCCGGCTCCACCTGGGCCGGTGTTGTTCATGATCATCTCGGTGGTCTGCCGCCGGTGGTCGATCTTGACCATGAGAAGCGGCTTGCCGAGGTGTTGGTCACGGCCGCGCAGCAGGGACTGTTGTCCAGTGCTCATGATCTTTCCGACGGAGGTCTGGCCCAGGCGCTGGTCGAGTCGGCGCTTCGTCACGATCATGGTGTCCGAGTCACCCTGCCGGACGGCGCTGACCCGTTCGTGGCGCTGTTCTCCGAGAGCACCGGCCGGGTGATCGTCTCGGTGACCGAGGACCAGCGCGGCGCCTTCGAGGCGCTGTGTGCAGATCATGGAGTCCCGGTCGACCAACTCGGTGTCGTCGCCGGCGATCAGCTGAAGGTCACCGGGCAGTTCGACATCGGCCTGGCCGAGCTCCGGGCGGCCTGGCAGCAGCCGATCCGCCAGGCCGTCGCGGCCTGA
- a CDS encoding alpha/beta hydrolase, with protein MSMTTSFTVPVRGGDLTVHELAGSADSPRAVLAVHGITANGLSYATLARRMPEGVRLLAPDLRGRAESSAVAGPWGLAAHAADLVAVLDHLGLGTVPVIGHSMGAYVVALAGSRHPERFQRVVLVDGGIGFPAPDGADIDARLAAVLGPAQAKLSMTFADQDAYLDFLRTNPAITETEALGPAIAADLERYLLHDLVPRDGGMLGSSCIPEAIRTDGRDTMSDTEVLTAAAGLSMPGTLLWAPRGLLNQTPGLLPPELVQFADLGPGLKSEFVPDCNHYSIMFADHALDRVVAALLD; from the coding sequence ATGTCGATGACGACCTCCTTCACCGTCCCGGTCCGCGGCGGTGATCTGACCGTCCACGAACTGGCCGGCAGCGCGGACAGCCCACGCGCCGTGCTGGCCGTCCACGGCATCACTGCCAACGGTTTGTCCTACGCCACCCTGGCCAGGCGGATGCCCGAAGGCGTACGCCTGCTGGCCCCGGATCTGCGCGGTCGGGCGGAGAGCTCGGCCGTCGCCGGACCCTGGGGTCTGGCAGCTCACGCCGCCGACCTCGTCGCCGTTCTTGATCATCTCGGACTGGGGACGGTACCGGTGATCGGCCACTCGATGGGGGCCTATGTCGTCGCTCTGGCCGGCTCCCGGCATCCGGAGCGATTCCAACGCGTCGTGCTGGTCGACGGCGGCATCGGTTTCCCGGCGCCCGACGGCGCCGACATCGACGCAAGGCTGGCGGCCGTGCTCGGCCCCGCACAGGCGAAACTGTCGATGACCTTCGCCGACCAGGACGCGTACCTGGACTTCCTGCGAACGAATCCGGCGATCACCGAGACCGAAGCGCTCGGCCCGGCCATCGCCGCCGACCTGGAACGCTACCTGCTGCACGATCTTGTGCCCCGCGACGGCGGGATGCTGGGAAGTTCCTGCATCCCGGAGGCCATCCGTACCGACGGCAGAGACACCATGAGCGACACCGAGGTGCTGACCGCGGCGGCCGGACTGTCGATGCCCGGCACCCTGCTCTGGGCGCCGCGCGGACTGCTCAACCAGACGCCCGGCCTGCTTCCCCCGGAGCTGGTGCAATTCGCCGACCTCGGGCCGGGACTGAAGTCGGAGTTCGTCCCCGACTGCAACCACTACTCGATCATGTTCGCCGACCACGCACTGGACCGCGTCGTTGCGGCGCTCCTCGACTGA